One Candidatus Niyogibacteria bacterium CG10_big_fil_rev_8_21_14_0_10_46_36 DNA window includes the following coding sequences:
- a CDS encoding ATP-dependent RNA helicase RhlE (this helicase is not essential cell growth), whose translation MNTSSHRRSRSGATHGRRGSFSHTRSQRRGKFYRGRPSQRHGGSMQYGRQRQGGRKIPIFDPSAFINTHPVSAAEEQYVSKHTFDTFGLDARLVRTVAAVGLKVPTPIQDQIIPEILQGRDVIGIAETGTGKTAAFLLPLIQHTLRHPIRQTLILAPTRELALQISGELQTLSKGLRMFSVVCVGGMSIRPQIKALRHQNQFIIGTPGRILDLLKNKHLAPRAITTVVLDEADRMLDMGFIRDMRAILSLVPKERETLLFSATMTKEAKELVHDFLRNPVLISVKKKDVANTIEQDVVPYTNETKFETLIALLADSEFRRVLVFGVMKHSVEKLARQLLARGMRAESIHGNKNHNGRQRALARFKSGQVQVLVATDVAARGIHVEDVTHVINYDLPSTFEDYVHRIGRTGRATKKGKALTFVPASSLRGR comes from the coding sequence ATGAATACATCATCACATCGGCGTAGCCGGAGCGGCGCAACGCATGGCCGCCGAGGCTCGTTTTCTCATACAAGATCGCAGAGACGCGGGAAATTTTATCGTGGCCGTCCTTCCCAGCGGCATGGTGGTAGCATGCAGTACGGCAGACAGCGCCAAGGAGGGAGAAAGATTCCGATATTTGATCCGTCCGCATTTATCAACACGCATCCCGTAAGCGCGGCTGAAGAGCAATATGTATCAAAGCATACTTTTGATACATTTGGTTTGGATGCCCGGCTTGTGCGTACTGTTGCTGCGGTTGGCTTAAAAGTTCCAACGCCTATTCAGGATCAAATCATACCCGAGATACTCCAAGGACGCGATGTTATCGGTATCGCAGAAACCGGCACGGGCAAGACCGCCGCGTTTCTTCTTCCGCTTATCCAGCATACGCTTAGGCACCCGATCCGACAGACGCTTATTCTTGCGCCTACACGCGAGCTTGCTTTGCAAATATCTGGAGAACTACAAACTTTATCAAAGGGACTCCGGATGTTTTCGGTTGTCTGTGTGGGGGGAATGAGCATCCGCCCGCAAATCAAAGCACTCCGTCATCAGAATCAGTTTATCATTGGCACTCCGGGGCGCATCCTTGATCTTTTGAAGAACAAGCACCTTGCGCCTCGCGCAATTACAACGGTTGTTCTTGATGAAGCAGACCGCATGCTTGACATGGGCTTTATCCGCGACATGAGAGCAATTCTTTCGTTGGTTCCAAAAGAGAGAGAGACACTGTTGTTTTCTGCGACAATGACGAAAGAGGCAAAAGAGCTTGTGCATGATTTTCTCCGCAATCCGGTGTTGATATCAGTAAAGAAAAAAGATGTTGCAAACACTATTGAGCAGGATGTGGTTCCATATACCAATGAGACAAAATTTGAAACACTCATCGCATTACTTGCTGACTCCGAATTCAGGCGTGTACTAGTGTTTGGCGTGATGAAGCACAGCGTAGAAAAGCTGGCGCGACAGTTGCTTGCACGAGGGATGCGCGCCGAATCAATTCATGGCAACAAAAACCATAATGGACGCCAGCGGGCTCTTGCGCGGTTTAAGAGCGGGCAGGTGCAAGTGCTGGTTGCGACTGATGTCGCCGCGCGTGGCATCCATGTTGAAGATGTAACGCATGTTATCAATTACGATCTCCCGAGTACATTTGAGGATTATGTGCACCGCATCGGCCGCACTGGCCGGGCGACAAAAAAAGGCAAGGCACTTACTTTTGTGCCCGCGTCTTCTTTAAGAGGGAGATAA
- a CDS encoding PspC domain-containing protein, whose protein sequence is MTHKKLYKSEENKVFAGIIGGLGEYFDIDPVILRVIWVLAVIFTGIFPGIFAYIIFLFIVPPKHHTQP, encoded by the coding sequence ATGACACACAAAAAATTATACAAAAGTGAGGAAAACAAAGTATTTGCAGGCATCATTGGCGGACTGGGAGAATACTTTGATATAGACCCCGTGATACTGCGTGTCATCTGGGTGCTTGCCGTTATCTTTACCGGGATTTTCCCGGGAATATTTGCCTATATCATTTTTCTCTTTATTGTCCCCCCGAAACACCACACACAGCCATGA
- the ftsE gene encoding cell division ATP-binding protein FtsE, with translation MIFFDHVSKVYSPTSTALEDVSFRIEPREFVSIVGQSGAGKSTLLKLLLAEDMPSEGRVFFEDIDVHSVSRSDLPVFRRKIGTVFQDFKLLPSKTAFENVAFAMEAAGASDEDIETDVPQVLELVGLIDKAHHFPHELSGGEKQRVSIARAIVNRPDLIIADEPTGNLDPTNTHEIIELLKKINSFDTTVIMATHNRDIVNALERRVITLEGGRITRDAKKGKYIL, from the coding sequence ATGATTTTTTTTGACCATGTCTCAAAAGTGTACTCACCGACGTCTACCGCTCTTGAGGATGTTTCGTTTCGTATAGAACCGAGAGAGTTTGTGTCTATTGTAGGGCAATCCGGAGCCGGAAAGTCTACGCTTTTAAAGTTGTTGCTTGCCGAAGATATGCCTTCTGAGGGACGGGTCTTTTTTGAAGATATCGATGTGCATTCCGTATCGAGGTCCGATCTCCCTGTCTTTCGCAGAAAAATAGGCACGGTGTTTCAGGATTTTAAATTACTTCCGTCAAAAACCGCATTTGAAAACGTTGCTTTTGCAATGGAAGCAGCGGGCGCGTCCGATGAGGATATCGAAACAGATGTTCCGCAGGTGCTTGAGCTGGTGGGTCTTATCGATAAGGCGCATCATTTTCCGCATGAGCTTTCCGGAGGCGAAAAGCAGCGCGTATCAATTGCGCGTGCCATTGTAAACCGCCCCGACCTCATTATTGCCGACGAGCCGACGGGCAACTTGGATCCTACGAATACTCATGAGATTATTGAGTTGCTCAAAAAGATAAATTCATTTGATACGACGGTCATTATGGCGACGCATAACCGCGATATCGTAAACGCCCTTGAGCGGCGCGTTATTACGCTTGAAGGCGGGAGAATAACCCGGGATGCAAAAAAGGGAAAATATATTTTATAA